The following proteins come from a genomic window of Takifugu rubripes chromosome 11, fTakRub1.2, whole genome shotgun sequence:
- the stoml3a gene encoding stomatin (EPB72)-like 3a, producing MISTTCSTTEMVTQGKLQISNSDNVEDKSSGGLGCFGWILVLISLIIVAGTFPITVFMCVKIVKEYERAVIFRLGRITDRKPKGPGLFFVLPCTDSFVKVDLRTISFDIPPQEILTKDSVTVAVDGVVYFRIHCPISSVANVSNAHTSTRLLAQTTLRNVLGTKNLAELLSDREGISHSMQEALDDATDAWGIKVERVEIKDVKLPQQLQRAMAAEAEASREARAKIIAAEGEMKASRALKEASLVIAESPSALQLRYLQSLNSIAAEKNSTIIFPLPIDMLQGFMQRK from the exons ATGATCTCCAcaacctgcagcaccacagagATGGTCACACAAGGTAAACTTCAGATCAGCAACTCGGACAACGTTGAAG ATAAGAGCTCTGGGGGGCTGGGATGTTTCGGCTGGATTCTGGTTCTTATATCCCTCATTATTGTGGCAGGAACCTTCCCAATCACGGTCTTCATGTGTGTTAAG ATAGTGAAGGAGTATGAGCGGGCCGTCATTTTCCGACTGGGCCGGATCACAGACAGGAAACCTAAAGGACCAG gacttttctttgttctgcctTGCACTGATTCCTTTGTGAAGGTCGACCTGAGAACTATTTCCTTCGACATCCCTCCACAAGAG ATTCTAACCAAGGACTCGGTGACGGTGGCTGTGGACGGTGTCGTGTACTTTCGCATCCACTGTCCCATCTCATCCGTTGCGAACGTCTCAAACGCCCACACGTCCACACGTCTCCTGGCTCAAACTACTTTAAGGAATGTGCTCGGGACCAAAAACCTGGCGGAACTGTTATCAGACCGGGAAGGGATATCACACAGTATGCAG GAGGCCTTGGACGACGCCACTGACGCGTGGGGCATCAAGGTGGAACGTGTTGAGATCAAGGACGTGAAGTtgcctcagcagctgcagcgagcTATGGCTGCAGAGGCGGAAGCCAGTCGTGAGGCCAGGGCAAAG ATCATTGCTGCAGAGGGGGAGATGAAGGCGTCCCGGGCTCTGAAGGAAGCCTCTCTGGTCATCGCTGAGTCGCCGTCAGCCCTGCAGCTGCGCTATCTGCAGAGCCTCAACTCCATCGCAGCGGAGAAGAACTCCACTATCATCTTCCCCCTCCCCATAGACATGCTGCAGGGCTTCATGCAGAGAAAGTGA